From Gimesia panareensis, the proteins below share one genomic window:
- the cobA gene encoding uroporphyrinogen-III C-methyltransferase produces the protein MAGGKVYLVGAGPGDPGLITLKGIECLQKADLILYDGLVNPLILQHVSSEVERTCRVSEGCKNRRVLQQDEINQRLISAALEGKTVVRLKGGDPFIFGRGSEEAVALRNAGIDYEVVPGITAATAAAGYAGISVTHRAHASAVALITGHEDPTKPDSALDYDVLAKFPGTLVFYMGLHKLERIVESLIQSGKAGETPAAVISRGTTPFQRTVQGQLSKLPEQVRQAGLVAPSLIVIGDCVSLRDQISWFEQKPLFGLQIGITRAEEQSETEIKRALELGAQPVLLPTIKIDAPADWAPVDAAIARLEEYQWLVFTSANGVNYFLNRLWDTGFDARKLAHLRIATIGPSTAEALQRFHLRADLIPDQYRAEALAAALKPLVQDQKLLWAGANRGREVLQTELAEVSATVEKIVVYENHDVSAWDTESLKLLESGVIDWVGLSSPSIARNFSRLLTEAARQQLGRKTRLVSISPVTTQAASEAGLTVDAEAEEYHWDGIFAAIQRSVSP, from the coding sequence ATGGCAGGGGGGAAAGTTTACTTAGTCGGCGCTGGTCCGGGTGACCCGGGATTGATCACGTTAAAAGGGATCGAATGCCTGCAGAAGGCGGATCTGATCCTGTATGACGGACTGGTGAATCCTCTGATTCTGCAACATGTCTCTTCAGAAGTGGAGCGAACCTGCCGCGTTTCTGAAGGTTGTAAAAATCGGCGTGTTCTCCAGCAGGATGAAATCAACCAGCGTTTGATTTCTGCTGCTCTGGAAGGGAAGACCGTTGTTCGGCTGAAAGGGGGAGACCCTTTTATTTTCGGGCGGGGCAGTGAAGAAGCCGTTGCCCTGCGCAATGCCGGAATTGATTACGAAGTCGTGCCCGGAATCACAGCTGCAACAGCCGCCGCCGGTTATGCGGGTATCTCAGTGACGCATCGTGCGCACGCTTCTGCAGTCGCTCTGATTACCGGACACGAAGATCCCACCAAGCCGGACTCAGCTCTGGATTATGACGTGCTGGCGAAATTTCCCGGTACACTCGTGTTTTATATGGGACTTCATAAACTCGAGCGGATCGTGGAGTCACTGATTCAGTCCGGAAAAGCAGGTGAAACGCCGGCTGCAGTGATCAGTCGGGGAACGACTCCGTTTCAGAGAACCGTACAGGGACAGCTATCGAAGCTACCCGAGCAGGTCAGGCAAGCGGGTCTGGTAGCTCCTTCATTAATCGTAATTGGCGACTGCGTTTCCCTGCGAGATCAGATTTCCTGGTTCGAGCAAAAGCCTTTGTTTGGTCTGCAGATCGGGATCACTCGCGCTGAGGAACAGTCAGAAACCGAGATTAAACGGGCCTTGGAGCTGGGGGCACAGCCGGTGCTATTACCAACGATCAAGATCGATGCACCTGCAGACTGGGCACCAGTGGATGCTGCCATCGCGCGGCTGGAAGAATACCAATGGCTGGTCTTTACCAGTGCCAATGGTGTGAACTATTTCCTGAATCGCCTCTGGGACACCGGCTTTGATGCGAGGAAGCTTGCACATTTGCGGATCGCTACCATTGGGCCTTCGACTGCCGAGGCTTTGCAGCGATTCCATCTAAGGGCAGATCTGATTCCCGATCAGTACCGTGCTGAAGCGCTGGCAGCCGCCCTGAAGCCCCTGGTCCAAGATCAAAAACTTCTCTGGGCGGGTGCAAACCGGGGGCGTGAAGTTTTACAGACTGAATTAGCAGAAGTCTCAGCCACTGTGGAGAAAATTGTGGTTTATGAAAATCATGATGTGTCTGCCTGGGATACTGAGAGTCTGAAACTTCTGGAATCCGGTGTAATCGACTGGGTGGGACTGAGTAGTCCTTCGATTGCCAGGAACTTCAGTCGACTGTTAACGGAAGCGGCCCGCCAGCAGCTTGGCAGGAAAACCCGGCTTGTGAGTATCAGTCCCGTGACGACTCAGGCTGCCAGCGAGGCAGGACTGACGGTTGATGCGGAAGCGGAAGAGTACCACTGGGACGGTATTTTTGCTGCGATTCAACGGAGTGTCTCCCCTTAG
- a CDS encoding DUF1207 domain-containing protein — protein sequence MRLIYSSSVQKMVLVLLFCAAHIELYAQQGTGRKPFLAPSPHVNQQRQHPSAPTQAQAFLEKQYVSQSPNPVQLGVPLHDSAPAQPANWNRGIAERLPPLYSHDRPTSRNSATQIRQVQSTEAVYGPDLISEDPVYSTMETMPESVETYTESIEQLCQENCWGWTVLPTDLLYKSYLAGPKESRMAMGVLHEKDIGWQLELEAGARVGILRYGSLNDDVLEGWQLDLEGAGPPRLNMEEELDLEAADFRVGVPLTWRRGAYQAKFAYYHTSAHAGDEYMKRNPSFQRINYVRDVFVLGGGYFPDPDLRLYAEIGYAFNTDGGAEPWELQFGAEFSPVEHNGFQGAPFWAVNGYLREEVNWGGNVCMMVGWQWRGDRNNHLFRIGLQYIDGKTIQYQFYNNSEQMIGFGTWYDF from the coding sequence GTGAGGTTAATATATTCATCATCCGTACAGAAAATGGTGCTGGTGCTACTGTTCTGCGCTGCTCACATTGAGTTGTATGCACAGCAGGGAACTGGCAGGAAGCCTTTTCTGGCTCCCTCACCACATGTCAATCAGCAACGACAACATCCCTCAGCTCCTACCCAGGCACAGGCTTTTCTGGAAAAGCAATATGTTTCGCAGTCTCCGAACCCGGTCCAACTGGGGGTTCCGTTGCACGATTCCGCACCTGCCCAGCCTGCGAACTGGAACCGGGGAATCGCTGAAAGGTTACCCCCGCTTTATTCCCATGACAGGCCCACTTCGCGCAATTCTGCGACACAGATTCGACAGGTGCAATCAACGGAAGCGGTTTACGGTCCCGATCTGATCTCAGAGGACCCTGTCTATTCCACAATGGAAACAATGCCCGAATCCGTGGAGACTTATACCGAATCTATCGAACAGCTGTGCCAGGAAAACTGCTGGGGCTGGACGGTACTGCCGACAGACCTGCTTTATAAATCTTATCTGGCAGGTCCCAAAGAATCCCGCATGGCTATGGGGGTTCTGCATGAAAAAGATATCGGCTGGCAGCTGGAGCTGGAAGCCGGTGCCCGCGTGGGGATCTTGCGTTACGGTTCACTGAACGACGATGTTCTGGAGGGCTGGCAGCTGGATCTCGAAGGTGCAGGGCCTCCCCGCCTGAATATGGAAGAGGAGCTGGATCTCGAGGCAGCTGATTTCCGTGTCGGTGTCCCTTTGACCTGGAGGCGAGGAGCCTATCAGGCGAAGTTTGCCTATTATCATACCAGTGCCCACGCCGGTGATGAGTATATGAAACGCAATCCCAGTTTTCAGCGAATCAATTATGTACGGGATGTCTTTGTTCTGGGCGGAGGTTATTTTCCAGATCCGGATTTACGGCTGTATGCGGAAATTGGCTATGCCTTCAACACCGATGGCGGAGCGGAACCCTGGGAACTACAGTTTGGTGCCGAGTTCAGTCCCGTCGAACATAATGGATTCCAGGGAGCGCCCTTCTGGGCTGTGAATGGTTATTTACGTGAAGAAGTCAACTGGGGTGGCAACGTCTGTATGATGGTGGGCTGGCAGTGGCGTGGCGACCGGAATAACCATCTGTTTCGCATCGGTCTGCAATATATCGATGGAAAGACAATCCAATATCAGTTCTATAACAATTCCGAGCAGATGATCGGATTTGGTACCTGGTACGATTTCTAA
- a CDS encoding ABC transporter permease yields MASSPRPQYGRVWITFLRNSLIREMTFRGNLLITIVTRGFWFAAQLILFDIIYRNVNSINDWTREEYFAFMATGMLINAIVETFFMPNCANFSELIRNGNLDFVLLKPIDTQFLVSFEKVNLAMLNQIFLAGALLIYSLAKTSHLEPALSVLQYQFQAGQWGWLFHLCLQGTGQILMYCLLLMIGVAFFYSLMIALASSSIWFGRNQGLYDFWFYITVFARYPRSIYSGSPTGEVLQFAFSYVIPILLVVTIPARQLLSKTLEPSWITLVSISITLVLLYVSRSIFKWSLNSYRSASS; encoded by the coding sequence ATGGCCAGTAGCCCCCGCCCACAATATGGGCGTGTCTGGATCACCTTCCTCCGTAACTCTCTGATTCGTGAAATGACGTTTCGTGGCAATCTGCTGATCACGATTGTCACCCGTGGATTCTGGTTTGCGGCTCAGTTGATTCTATTTGATATCATCTACCGCAATGTTAATTCAATCAACGACTGGACACGTGAAGAGTACTTTGCCTTCATGGCCACGGGGATGCTGATCAACGCCATCGTCGAAACTTTCTTCATGCCCAATTGTGCCAACTTCAGCGAACTGATCCGCAACGGAAACCTGGACTTCGTGCTTCTCAAACCGATTGACACACAGTTCCTGGTTTCATTTGAAAAGGTCAATCTGGCCATGTTGAATCAGATTTTCCTGGCTGGGGCTCTGTTGATCTATTCGCTGGCAAAGACATCTCACCTGGAACCGGCTCTGTCCGTGCTGCAATACCAGTTCCAGGCAGGACAGTGGGGCTGGCTGTTCCATCTCTGCCTGCAGGGCACAGGGCAGATCCTGATGTACTGCCTGTTGCTGATGATCGGTGTGGCCTTCTTTTACAGCCTGATGATCGCCCTGGCCAGCAGCAGTATCTGGTTTGGACGCAATCAGGGCTTGTATGACTTCTGGTTCTATATTACCGTTTTCGCTCGTTATCCGCGCAGTATCTATAGCGGTTCACCAACGGGAGAAGTCCTGCAATTCGCCTTTTCGTACGTGATCCCGATCCTGCTGGTCGTCACCATACCTGCCAGACAGTTATTATCTAAAACGCTCGAACCATCCTGGATTACACTGGTCTCGATTTCCATTACCCTGGTTCTGCTGTATGTTTCGCGTTCCATTTTTAAATGGTCGCTGAACAGTTATCGCAGTGCCAGCAGTTGA
- the trkA gene encoding Trk system potassium transporter TrkA, with product MNIVIMGAGTVGTFVADTLCAEQHNVTIIDKSRHALEQIEDRVDVQTICGSACDSAILFQAGVLGADLCLAVTSLDEVNMVGASLAKAMGSRRCVARVFNHAYLNLSTFDYQRHFNIDRLLSLEHLTALELAKQIGEPGLFAVENFARGEVVIQVLDVQSGVKADGVLLRNLKLPSGVRVGLISDGKTTSIAGADNVIQAGQIVTLIGTQENIDKVHRMFQHKRALKFRVIIAGGGNIGFNLARILQKKEYSVTILEADPVRCEFLSRHLDSTTVLHADATRRTEMEEARVGKADVFVAATGRDEDNIVCGVEAKELGADRIMSIVRRPDYANVLEKLGIDVAVSPREVITRQIMGMVHSGPVISHSEIGGGNSVILEVEVRRNSPITQAKLKDIKLKQALIAAVVKEDCVRVPGADDQIQAGDTVILLCEQDNLNENLTLFKTVKQ from the coding sequence ATGAATATCGTCATCATGGGTGCAGGAACTGTGGGCACATTTGTTGCCGACACACTCTGTGCCGAACAACATAACGTTACCATCATCGACAAATCCCGACATGCTCTGGAGCAGATTGAAGATCGGGTCGACGTGCAGACCATCTGCGGCTCTGCCTGTGATTCCGCGATTCTCTTCCAGGCAGGCGTCCTTGGTGCAGATCTGTGCCTGGCGGTGACCAGCCTGGATGAAGTCAATATGGTGGGGGCCAGCCTGGCAAAAGCCATGGGGTCCAGACGGTGTGTCGCCCGTGTGTTCAATCATGCCTATCTGAATCTCAGCACGTTTGACTACCAGCGACATTTTAACATCGACCGGTTACTCAGTCTGGAACACCTGACCGCCCTGGAACTGGCAAAACAGATCGGGGAACCCGGTCTGTTCGCAGTAGAAAACTTCGCCCGGGGAGAAGTGGTGATTCAGGTCCTCGACGTACAATCGGGTGTTAAAGCCGACGGGGTTCTGCTCCGCAATCTGAAACTCCCCAGTGGCGTTCGTGTTGGCCTGATCTCCGACGGAAAGACCACTTCCATCGCTGGTGCAGACAATGTTATCCAGGCCGGCCAGATCGTCACACTGATCGGTACTCAGGAAAACATCGACAAAGTCCACCGCATGTTCCAGCATAAGCGCGCACTGAAATTCCGGGTGATCATTGCTGGAGGAGGAAACATCGGTTTTAACCTGGCTCGCATTCTGCAGAAAAAAGAATACTCTGTCACAATTCTCGAAGCTGATCCGGTACGTTGTGAATTTCTATCCCGGCACCTGGACTCAACCACCGTCCTGCACGCCGATGCGACACGCCGCACAGAAATGGAAGAAGCCCGCGTAGGGAAAGCCGATGTTTTCGTCGCTGCAACAGGGCGAGACGAAGATAACATTGTGTGTGGTGTAGAAGCCAAAGAACTGGGGGCGGACCGCATCATGAGCATCGTACGCCGCCCTGATTATGCCAATGTGCTGGAAAAACTGGGGATTGATGTGGCCGTCAGTCCGCGTGAAGTCATTACCCGCCAGATCATGGGAATGGTCCATTCCGGCCCTGTCATCAGCCACTCTGAAATCGGCGGGGGCAACTCAGTCATTCTCGAAGTGGAAGTCCGCAGGAATTCTCCCATCACGCAGGCCAAGCTGAAAGATATCAAATTGAAGCAGGCCCTGATCGCCGCAGTCGTGAAAGAGGACTGTGTCCGTGTTCCCGGTGCCGATGATCAGATCCAGGCCGGAGATACAGTCATACTGCTCTGTGAACAGGATAACCTGAATGAAAACCTGACGCTTTTTAAAACGGTTAAGCAGTAA
- a CDS encoding PilZ domain-containing protein, which translates to MIDRRKSNNRRSGDERRNFERLEAGIEVRLLRSGSNSGHEPLEGTVCDVSVDGIRMLVDIPLTIEESLLVQVHSAGEHLFNSTAKVVWQNQNPSGKYVTGCELCVFLTNKQFKTLRDFLDSQAQSVSLSHNPRS; encoded by the coding sequence ATGATCGATCGTAGAAAATCCAATAACCGGCGTTCCGGAGATGAACGTCGTAACTTTGAACGACTGGAAGCAGGCATCGAAGTCCGCCTGTTACGATCCGGCAGCAATTCGGGTCATGAACCACTGGAGGGAACAGTCTGCGATGTCTCGGTGGATGGCATTCGCATGCTGGTTGATATCCCGCTGACAATTGAAGAATCTCTGCTCGTGCAGGTTCATAGTGCAGGAGAGCATCTTTTCAATTCGACCGCCAAAGTCGTCTGGCAGAACCAGAATCCGTCAGGAAAATATGTGACCGGCTGTGAGCTCTGTGTCTTTCTGACAAACAAACAGTTTAAAACCCTGCGAGATTTTCTCGACAGCCAGGCACAGTCTGTTTCACTGTCACACAATCCACGCAGTTGA
- a CDS encoding SDR family NAD(P)-dependent oxidoreductase has product MTDRLFNKVAVVTGASSGIGRSISEHFLNEGAKVVVFARRSELLEELEACYPARTLVVDGDVTSEEDLQRLSEATQRRFGRVDILVPNAGLARVIPLEASSRAAIAETFDVNFHGALQTVRTFLPELSHGSSVIFITTFLTQVGFPGLAAYSASKAAVKSLSQTLAAELGPRGIRVNSIAPGPIDTPIWSQVGLNEEQLKGVADQINSRLISGSFGQPEDIAETAVFLASDAARNIVGQEIVVDGGYTIG; this is encoded by the coding sequence ATGACCGATCGCCTGTTTAACAAAGTTGCCGTAGTTACTGGAGCGAGTAGTGGAATCGGACGATCCATCTCAGAACACTTTCTGAATGAGGGGGCCAAAGTAGTTGTTTTTGCCCGACGCAGCGAGTTGCTTGAGGAACTGGAAGCCTGCTATCCTGCCCGCACCCTGGTGGTGGACGGTGATGTCACCAGCGAGGAAGATCTGCAACGTCTCTCCGAAGCAACCCAGCGTCGATTCGGGCGCGTGGATATCCTGGTACCTAATGCGGGGCTGGCGCGGGTGATTCCCTTGGAAGCGTCCTCACGGGCAGCCATTGCGGAAACCTTTGACGTGAACTTTCACGGTGCCCTGCAGACGGTTCGTACGTTTCTGCCTGAATTGAGTCATGGCTCTTCAGTCATCTTCATTACGACTTTTCTCACTCAGGTCGGTTTTCCGGGACTGGCAGCCTATTCTGCTTCCAAGGCTGCTGTGAAATCGTTGTCGCAAACTCTGGCAGCGGAACTGGGACCTCGGGGGATTCGCGTCAATTCCATTGCGCCCGGGCCGATTGACACACCCATCTGGAGTCAGGTTGGCCTGAATGAGGAACAGTTGAAAGGGGTTGCAGATCAGATTAACAGTCGTCTGATTTCCGGCTCCTTTGGCCAACCAGAAGATATTGCGGAAACCGCGGTCTTTCTGGCTTCTGATGCAGCCCGAAATATCGTGGGCCAGGAAATTGTCGTTGACGGCGGTTACACGATTGGCTGA
- a CDS encoding DUF1549 and DUF1553 domain-containing protein, with protein MEALCEERLSAEEQQRLEEIVLSDPDAMQYYLNYAHLHGTLYWDQALSSDAELAVASPASDAELPVLKQPTAQVRRRSLSRAGLAATAVLGLVVVVWYVFRGPSTAPQLAVNEQTPATESPNPSTEAIVTENGLERRPPFESSQHPVLRLHQDGTVTQASDQPLIAAKPRVLPPVEKLPADASDEAIVRFINHRIQDGWQAANISPSPAATDAEWVRRVYLDVIGRIPTTAEAERFLKSTKPDKHQRLVQDLLENPSYVTNWSTIWTRLLIGRSTSREINRRALQDFLVQSFGENRPWNDIVFDLVSAEGDADSNGATNFLLAHLNNQAVPATAITTRLFLGTQIQCTQCHNHPFNDATQSQFWEINSFFKQTKIVRKKRVNKKGEKAAPQLALVSLSKGGTTFYETRQGLMQPAYPKFAGVKIPDGPNVNRRQELAKLMTSGKSDQLSRAMVNRMWAHFFGYGFTRPIDDMGYHNSPTHPELLDALAQQFTKSDYDIKQLIQWICLSDAYRLSSRFAADNSADDPDDGSTPNFSRMYVKQMTAEQLYDSLQVTANPTEIVTDYHSAWKKMQKRDQWLQQFVYTHENEENDETTTFDGTITQALLMMNGPLVENSLDINRKDTILASVLKERTPDARIKKLSLAALTRYPTSRELSELKRLVKERTRFLTSHKVPPQIAVQQSYQDVYWAYLNSNEFILIH; from the coding sequence ATGGAAGCATTGTGCGAGGAGCGTCTGTCTGCTGAGGAGCAGCAGCGGCTGGAAGAAATCGTTCTCTCCGATCCGGATGCAATGCAGTACTATCTGAATTATGCTCACCTGCATGGAACTCTTTACTGGGATCAGGCACTCAGCTCAGACGCTGAGCTGGCTGTCGCATCCCCCGCTTCTGATGCAGAACTGCCGGTGCTGAAGCAGCCCACTGCTCAGGTTCGTCGCAGATCGTTGTCCCGGGCCGGGCTGGCAGCGACTGCAGTTCTGGGGTTGGTGGTTGTGGTCTGGTATGTATTTCGAGGACCCTCCACCGCACCTCAACTGGCCGTTAATGAACAGACGCCGGCTACCGAGTCTCCCAATCCTTCTACAGAGGCGATTGTCACTGAAAACGGACTGGAACGACGCCCACCGTTTGAGTCATCTCAACATCCAGTCCTGCGGTTGCATCAGGATGGAACTGTCACACAGGCTTCAGACCAACCTCTTATTGCAGCTAAGCCGAGAGTGTTGCCGCCAGTTGAAAAACTCCCCGCGGATGCGTCTGACGAAGCGATTGTCAGATTCATCAATCACAGGATTCAGGACGGCTGGCAGGCAGCTAACATTTCACCTTCCCCCGCCGCTACTGATGCAGAGTGGGTCAGGCGCGTTTACCTGGATGTGATCGGTCGTATTCCGACGACCGCCGAAGCAGAACGTTTTCTGAAGTCGACTAAGCCGGACAAACACCAGCGTCTGGTTCAGGATCTACTGGAGAATCCGTCGTATGTGACAAACTGGTCAACCATCTGGACCCGCCTGTTGATTGGCCGTTCGACTTCACGCGAGATTAATCGACGTGCCTTGCAGGATTTCCTGGTACAGAGTTTTGGAGAAAACCGGCCGTGGAATGATATCGTATTCGATCTCGTCTCGGCGGAGGGAGATGCAGATTCCAACGGCGCTACCAATTTCCTGCTGGCTCATTTAAATAATCAGGCGGTACCAGCGACTGCGATTACAACCCGACTGTTTCTCGGCACGCAGATTCAATGTACCCAGTGTCATAATCATCCCTTTAATGATGCGACTCAAAGTCAGTTCTGGGAAATCAACAGCTTTTTCAAGCAGACGAAGATCGTTCGTAAAAAGCGGGTGAACAAGAAAGGTGAGAAAGCAGCCCCCCAGCTGGCACTGGTTTCATTGTCCAAAGGGGGAACGACTTTCTATGAGACACGCCAGGGGCTGATGCAACCGGCTTATCCGAAATTTGCGGGTGTCAAAATTCCCGATGGTCCGAATGTGAATCGACGCCAGGAACTGGCGAAGCTGATGACATCCGGCAAAAGCGATCAGCTGTCCCGGGCGATGGTCAACCGGATGTGGGCGCATTTCTTCGGCTACGGATTCACCCGGCCCATTGATGATATGGGGTATCACAATTCCCCCACGCATCCGGAACTGCTGGATGCATTGGCGCAGCAGTTTACCAAGAGTGACTATGATATCAAACAGCTGATTCAGTGGATCTGTCTGTCGGATGCCTATCGGCTGAGCAGTCGATTTGCAGCAGACAATTCCGCTGATGATCCCGATGATGGCAGCACGCCCAATTTCAGCCGGATGTATGTCAAGCAGATGACTGCAGAGCAGCTCTACGATTCTCTGCAGGTGACCGCGAATCCGACCGAGATCGTGACGGATTACCATTCTGCCTGGAAGAAAATGCAGAAGCGGGATCAATGGCTGCAGCAGTTTGTCTACACTCATGAGAATGAGGAAAACGACGAAACCACGACGTTCGACGGGACAATCACTCAGGCGTTACTGATGATGAATGGCCCCCTGGTTGAGAACAGCCTGGACATTAACCGGAAAGATACGATCCTGGCATCTGTGCTCAAAGAACGCACACCTGATGCCCGCATCAAAAAATTGAGTCTGGCTGCCCTGACACGCTATCCCACCTCGCGGGAACTGAGCGAACTGAAACGACTGGTCAAGGAACGGACTCGCTTTCTGACCTCCCATAAGGTTCCCCCTCAAATCGCTGTGCAGCAGAGTTATCAGGACGTCTATTGGGCATACCTCAATTCGAACGAGTTCATTCTGATTCACTAA
- a CDS encoding sigma-70 family RNA polymerase sigma factor, producing the protein MTSSTDQPAFPDTTSEESREFISLFTRHQRRIYLYILSMIPHPLEAEEILQNTNLVIWKKSQQFEVGTNFFAWACQIAHYEILKYRKKRGRDKHQFSDEFVSQVAEAVKENQDLFELRRNALTFCLAKLRKKDRELIQRRYQGNNQGKDLADDLGRPVNSVYQSLGRVRRTLFECINRYIAAESYSHE; encoded by the coding sequence TTGACGAGTTCGACTGATCAACCTGCTTTTCCTGATACGACATCGGAGGAAAGTCGGGAATTTATCTCGCTGTTTACCCGGCACCAGAGACGGATCTATCTGTATATTCTTTCGATGATCCCCCATCCACTGGAAGCAGAAGAGATTCTCCAGAACACGAACCTGGTGATCTGGAAGAAATCACAACAGTTTGAAGTCGGGACCAATTTTTTTGCCTGGGCATGTCAGATTGCACATTACGAAATCCTGAAATACCGGAAAAAACGGGGACGCGACAAACATCAATTCAGCGATGAATTTGTCTCGCAGGTTGCCGAGGCAGTCAAAGAGAATCAGGACCTGTTCGAACTGAGACGGAATGCGCTGACATTCTGTCTGGCAAAATTACGTAAGAAAGATCGTGAATTAATTCAGAGACGTTACCAGGGAAATAACCAGGGTAAAGACCTGGCGGATGATCTGGGGCGACCGGTGAACTCGGTCTATCAGTCTCTGGGACGTGTCAGACGTACTTTATTTGAATGCATAAATCGTTATATCGCAGCTGAGTCGTATAGTCATGAGTAA
- a CDS encoding DUF1501 domain-containing protein — protein sequence MTILNPYGMTRRHFMKHVAGAATAIPTMGFLSHLEANAAQVKKQQKACILIWMPGGPPTIDIWDLKPGSKNGGEFKPISTKGDMQISEHMPKTAQIMDNLSLIRSMSTREADHARGTYYMHSAYVPNPTVVHPTFGSVVSYELGSRRKELDIPSFISIGGSRGSAGFLGMAHSPFVVSSNGTIQNADINTAEKQRLGQRLDMLQVLESGFIKSKRGDSANSHKDIYKKAVNLMTSSQMEAFKVDQEPAALKEAYGDGNFGQGLMLARRLVEVGVPFVEVSASVGSWDLHQGVFDSLKNQNLPQLDKGISALVTDLKQRGMLDDVTIVCMGEFGRTPRINQNVGRDHWAASWTAMIGGGGLKNGQAIGKTDSDGIGIEGKSYLPGDLWATVAHSLGIPLDIVHTSKRGRPMKLANGGTPIKELIG from the coding sequence ATGACTATTTTGAATCCCTACGGAATGACGCGTCGGCACTTTATGAAGCACGTCGCCGGTGCAGCTACCGCGATTCCGACCATGGGCTTCCTTTCCCATCTGGAAGCAAACGCAGCACAGGTCAAAAAGCAGCAGAAAGCCTGTATTCTGATCTGGATGCCGGGTGGACCTCCCACCATTGACATCTGGGACCTCAAACCAGGTTCCAAAAATGGGGGTGAATTCAAGCCGATCAGCACAAAGGGAGATATGCAGATCTCAGAGCATATGCCCAAGACGGCTCAGATCATGGACAATCTGTCTCTGATCCGCTCCATGAGTACTCGTGAAGCTGACCATGCCCGTGGTACTTACTACATGCACTCAGCCTATGTGCCTAATCCCACCGTAGTGCATCCTACTTTCGGTTCGGTTGTCAGCTATGAACTGGGATCCCGCCGTAAAGAGCTGGATATTCCCTCGTTCATCTCCATCGGTGGCAGCCGGGGAAGCGCAGGGTTCCTGGGAATGGCTCACTCACCGTTTGTCGTTTCCAGCAACGGAACGATTCAGAACGCAGACATCAACACGGCTGAAAAGCAGCGTCTGGGACAGCGGCTGGATATGTTGCAGGTACTCGAATCCGGATTCATTAAATCCAAACGCGGTGACTCAGCAAACTCCCACAAGGACATCTACAAGAAAGCAGTCAACCTGATGACTTCCAGTCAGATGGAGGCTTTCAAAGTGGATCAGGAACCAGCGGCTCTGAAAGAAGCCTATGGTGACGGTAACTTTGGTCAGGGACTGATGCTGGCTCGTCGTCTGGTGGAAGTTGGTGTGCCTTTCGTCGAAGTTTCTGCTTCGGTCGGCAGCTGGGACCTGCACCAGGGCGTATTTGATTCGCTGAAGAATCAAAACCTGCCGCAGCTGGATAAAGGGATCTCTGCACTGGTAACCGACCTGAAACAGCGTGGTATGCTGGATGACGTAACCATTGTCTGTATGGGCGAATTTGGTCGTACTCCTCGGATTAACCAGAACGTCGGTCGCGATCACTGGGCAGCCAGTTGGACTGCCATGATCGGTGGTGGCGGACTGAAGAACGGCCAGGCGATCGGGAAAACCGACAGCGATGGAATCGGTATTGAAGGTAAGAGCTATCTGCCTGGTGACCTCTGGGCGACTGTGGCTCACTCTCTGGGTATTCCACTAGATATCGTGCACACCTCAAAACGTGGTCGTCCGATGAAGCTGGCCAATGGCGGAACCCCGATCAAAGAACTGATCGGTTAG